One Megalops cyprinoides isolate fMegCyp1 chromosome 23, fMegCyp1.pri, whole genome shotgun sequence genomic region harbors:
- the LOC118770509 gene encoding dual specificity tyrosine-phosphorylation-regulated kinase 2-like isoform X3 → MLTKKPCAAVYSTGKGGEVVCQPQSSPGIGVGGPRDGAETDSPSPVTLPPLRNTNTLTLGGNKHTMNEHLHVGSHQQINVQQLFEENSNKRTVLTTQPNGLTPVGRPSLPLPERQQESGQCRQASSSSLKSSDGKPKPAPMTPEQAMKQYMSKLTPFEHHEIFNYPEVYFTGPNAKKRPGVVGGSNNAGYDDDQGSYIHVPHDHIGYRYEVLKVIGKGSFGQVVKAYDHKTQQHVALKMVRNEKRFHRQAAEEIRILEHLRKQDKDAAMNVIHMLENFTFRNHICMTFELLSMNLYELIKKNKFQGFSLPLVRKFAHSILQCLDSLHKNRIIHCDLKPENILLKQQGRSGIKVIDFGSSCYEHQRVYTYIQSRFYRAPEVILGSRYGMPIDMWSLGCILAELLTGYPLLPGEDEGDQLACIIELLGMPSQKLLDGSKRAKNFVSSKGYPRYCTVTTLPDGSTSLSGGRSRRGKLRGTPGSKEWATALKGCDDPLFLDFLKQCLEWDPAVRMTPSQALRHPWLRRRLPKPPAGEKTSSVKRITEGPGAITSISKLPPNSGSGSKLRTNLAQMTDANGNIQQRTVLPKLVS, encoded by the coding sequence CTCGGAGGCAATAAGCACACAATGAATGAGCACCTGCACGTTGGGAGCCACCAGCAGATCAACGTTCAGCAGCTGTTCGAGGAGAACAGCAACAAGCGGACAGTGTTGACGACGCAGCCCAACGGGCTGACACCGGTGGGCCGGCCAAGCCTCCCGTTGCCGGAGCGACAGCAGGAGAGCGGCCAGTGTCGGCaggccagctcctcctcccttAAATCGTCAGATGGCAAGCCCAAGCCCGCCCCCATGACCCCGGAGCAGGCTATGAAGCAGTACATGTCCAAGCTGACGCCGTTCGAGCACCACGAGATCTTCAACTACCCCGAGGTCTACTTCACAGGTCCAAATGCCAAGAAGCGGCCGGGCGTGGTGGGCGGCTCCAACAACGCCGGCTACGACGATGACCAGGGCTCCTACATCCACGTGCCGCACGACCACATCGGCTACCGCTACGAGGTGCTCAAGGTGATCGGCAAAGGCAGCTTCGGCCAGGTGGTGAAGGCCTACGACCACAAGACGCAGCAGCACGTGGCGCTGAAGATGGTGCGCAACGAGAAGCGCTTCCACCGGCAGGCGGCCGAGGAGATCCGCATCCTGGAGCACCTGCGCAAGCAGGACAAGGACGCGGCCATGAACGTCATCCACATGCTGGAGAACTTCACATTCCGCAACCACATCTGCATGACCTTCGAGCTGCTCAGCATGAACCTCTACGAGCTCATCAAGAAGAACAAGTTCCAGGGCTTCAGCCTGCCGCTGGTGCGCAAGTTCGCCCACTCCATCCTCCAGTGCCTGGACTCGCTGCACAAGAACCGCATCATCCACTGCGACCTGAAGCCCGAGAACATCCTGCTCAAGCAGCAGGGCCGCAGCGGCATCAAGGTCATCGACTTCGGCTCCAGCTGCTACGAGCACCAGCGCGTCTACACCTACATCCAGTCCCGCTTCTACCGGGCTCCCGAGGTGATCCTGGGCTCACGCTACGGCATGCCCATAGACATGTGGAGCCTGGGGTGCATCCTGGCGGAGCTACTCACGGGGTACCCCCTCCTGCCGGGGGAGGACGAAGGGGACCAGCTGGCCTGCATCATCGAGCTCCTGGGCATGCCCTCCCAGAAGCTGCTGGACGGATCCAAAAGAGCGAAAAACTTTGTGAGCTCCAAGGGCTACCCCAGGTACTGCACCGTCACCACCCTGCCGGACGGCTCCACGTCGCTGTCAGGGGGCCGCTCGCGGCGGGGGAAGCTCCGGGGCACCCCGGGGAGCAAGGAGTGGGCGACGGCCCTCAAGGGCTGTGATGACCCCCTCTTCCTGGACTTCCTCAAGCAGTGCCTGGAGTGGGACCCCGCTGTGCGCATGACCCCCAGCCAGGCCCTGCGCCACCCCTGGCTGCGGAGGCGCCTGCCAAAACCCCCCGCCGGGGAGAAGACCTCCTCCGTGAAGCGGATCACGGAGGGCCCTGGTGCTATAACGTCGATTTCCAAATTACCTCCCAACTCAGGCTCAGGCTCCAAGCTGAGGACTAACCTGGCGCAGATGACTGACGCCAACGGGAATATACAGCAAAGGACAGTGTTGCCAAAACTGGTCAGCTGA